The Curtobacterium herbarum genome contains the following window.
GTCTCCGACGCCATCACCTCGACGAGGGCTGCGCGGTTCGCCTCCAGGGCGTCACCGACGGCGTGCAGGACGGCACCGCGGGCCGCCCCGGACCAGGATCCCCAGGTGGTGCCGGCGGCACGGACGCGCCGCAGGGCGGACTCGAGGGTCGTGGCGGAGGTGATCCGGGCCTCCCGGACGGCGGAGACGCCGAGCGTCGACGACGCGATGCGGGCGGTGATGCCGGCGCCCCACTCGCGGACGGCTGCGACGGACGGGTCGCTGTCGGGCGTGTTCTCGAAGCGGCCGGGTGCCGGGCGCTCGACGGCGGCGTACCGGTCGGCGACGCGGTGCGCGGCGGGGGCGTCGAGTCCACCGGGCAGGGCGAGCGGTGCCAGCGAGTCGCGGAAGCGGGCTTCCTCGCGGGCGAAGAGCGTCGGCGACGAGGCGAGCGAGAACACCGCGGACATGAAGTTGTCCTGCGACGCGCCCTCTTCGAGACGGCGGATCAGGTAGGCGATCGCGACGTCGAACTCCCCCGGGTGCACGACCGGCGTGTAGAGCAGCAGCGAGCCGACGGTCTTCTTCACCGCGGCGGCCTGCCCCTGCGCCATGCCGAGCAGCATCTCGAACTCGATGCCGTCGCGGACCCCGCGCTGCCCGGCGAGCAGCCAGGCGTGTGCGACGTCGAACAGGTTGTGGCCGGCGACGCCGACGCGGACGTTCGCGATCCGCTCGGGCGTCAGCGCCCAGTCGAGCACGCGCTTGTAGTTCGTGTCGGAGTCCTGCTTGGTGTGCCAGGTGGCGAGCGGCCAGCCGTGCACGGACGCCTCGACCTGCTCCATCGGCAGGTTCGCACCCTTGACGAGCCGGACCTTGATGTCGGCGCCACCGCGGGCACGGCGCGCAGCCGACCACTCCTGCAGGTGCTCCATCGCGGCGAGGGCGTCGGGCAGGTAGGCCTGCAGGACGATGCCCGCTTCGAGGTCGGTGAACTGCGGCTCGTCGAGGAGCTTCGTGAAGACCGCGATGGTGAGGTCGAGGTCCTTGTACTCCTCCATGTCGAGGTTGATGAACTTCCGCGGCGACGCGGCGGCGGCACGCGCGAACAGCGGGCGGAGCTGCTCGACGATGTCGTCGACGGCGTGGTCGAAGGCCCACGGCGAGTGCGGGTGGACCGTCGAGGACACCTTGATCGACACGTAGTCGACGTCGTCGCGGCTGAGGAGCGCGTGCGTGCCGGCGAGACGCCGTGCGGCTTCGCGTTCGCCGAGCACGGCTTCGCCGAGCAGGTTCACGTTGAGGCGGACGCCGTCCTGCTTGATCCGCGCGATCGCCGGACCGAGCTTCGCGTCGGTCGCGTCGACGATGAGGTGGCCGACCATGTTCCGCAGCACCCGTCGGGCGATCGGCACGACGACGGTCGGGAGGCTCGGTGCCAGTCCGCCACCGAGACGCACCAGACCGCGGAGTGCGCTGGGCAGGAACCCGGGGGCGTCCGGTGCGATGGCGCGGAGCTTGCGGGCGGCGACGCCGAGGTCCTCCGGTCGGACGACGCCGTCCACGAACCCGACGGCGAACGCGAGGCCCTTCGGGTCGGCGAGGACGCCGGCGAGCTGCTTCGCGGAGCCGTCGACGGGGTACGTCTCGGCCTCGGCGAGCCACTGGCGGACGAGCGCGACCGACGCGTCGGCGAGGTCGTCGTGGACGGTCGGGGCGGCAGCGTCGGAGCGCGGCTGGACGTCGGTCATGGGGACAGTGTGACGGGCGCTGTTTCGGTAGCGGAAGCAACCGTTCCTGATGCATTCCGTTCAGCTCAGCTACGCTTTCGGCATGCTCGACGTCCGCCGCCTGGTGCTCCTCCGCGAGCTGTCGATCCGGGGCACGGTCGCCGCCGTCGCCGAGGCCATGAACTTCACCCCGTCGGCGGTGTCGCAGCAGCTCGCGGTGCTCGAGCGGGAGGCCGGCGTGCAGCTCCTCCGCCGGGCCGGGCGCCGGCTGCAGCTCACCCCGCAGGCCGAGGTCCTGGTGGCGGCGGCGAGCGAGGTGCTCGACACGCTCGAGCGTGCGCAGGCGTCCGTCGAGTCGACGCTGACGACCGTGCAGGGCCGCATCCGGGTCGCGGTGTTCCAGTCCGCCGCGCTCGCCCTGATGCCGTCCGCACTCCGCACGATGGCGCTCGACCACCCGGACGTCCGGGTGGAGATGGTGCAGCGCGAACCCGAGACGGCGCTCAACGAGACCTGGGCCCGCGACTTCGACATGGTGATCGCCGAGCAGTACCCGGCGCACGCGGCCCCGCGGTTCCCGGGCCTCGACCGGCGCGACCTGACGACGGACCCGGTGCGGTTGGCGCTGCCGCCGGTGGCGACGGCACTCTGGCCGGTGACCTCGCTCGCGGAGGCCGCGACCCTGCCGTGGGTGATGGAACCGCGTGGTGCGGCCTCCCGGCACTTCGCCGAGCAGACCTGTCGTCGCGCCGGCTTCGAGCCCGACGTCCGGTACGAGACGGCGGACCTGCAGGCGCAGATCCGGCTCATCGAGTCGGGCAACGCCGTCGCACTGATGCCGGACCTGGTCTGGGCCGGCCGGTCGACGAGCTGCCGACTGCTCGAGCTGCCGGAACCGGGGCGGCGGACACTCTTCACGGCGCAGCGTCTGGCGAGCGCCGAGTCCCCGGCGGTGTCGGCGTTCCGGACGGCACTCGAGCGGGCGGCCGGCGCTCCCCGGTCCTGAGCGGGCACCGACACGACGTGGCCGACCATCGTGCGGGAAACCGCACACTCCCCCCAACTCGGGTCACATTCGGGCGTCCGGGCCGGATCCGTCCGCGTTGTACCAATACGATCCGGAACAGGTCGGGGATTCTCGGCTGATTCACACACTCCGGTGCCTGACCGGAGATGGACCCTGGGGGAACCCGTGCACCGCAGCACAGCCTTCGTCCGACGCGCTTGCGCCGTCGGCACCGCCACTGCTCTGATCGGCCTGACGACCGGCTTCGGCGTCATGACCGCCACCACCGCGTACGCAGCTGAGGCGCCGGTCGCCACCGCGACGACCGCGCCCGTCGTCTCAGGTGGCGACGCGACCCCGCCGACCGACACGAGCCTCCCGGCCGACGCCGGAACCGCAGCCGGCACCGCAGCCGGCACCGACGCCGGAACCGCAGCCGGCACGCCCACCGGTACCGCGACCACCGCGCCGTCGGCACCGACGGCCACGTCGGCACCGACCGCGGGTGGTACCCCGACCGCGGGTGGTACGTCGACCGGCACCACGCCGACGACCGTCGCACCTGCGGCAGCGACCCCGGCCGCCGCGCCGGCCGCCAGCGCAGCACCGACCGTGACCATCGTCGGGAAGGCCCAGGTCGGACAACGACTCGAGGCCGACCCCGCCGGGTTCACCGAGGACAACAACCTGAACTACCGCTGGACCGTGGACGGCGTCACCACGGCGCAGGGCCCCGCCTACTCGATCGTCGCCGCGGATGCGGGGAAGGTCGTGTCCGTCACCGTGCGCAACACGCTCGCCGGGCACACGGACGAGACCGCGACCGCGACGACCGCGGCCGTGACGCAGCTGCCGGTTTTCGTCGACGCGGCCGGCAAGCCCGTCGTCGGCGGCACCGTCGCGGACGAGGACAGCCTGCCCCTCGAGGCCACTGCTGGCCAGGCGTACTCCTACACCTTCCGCACCACCGGGAGCCCGGCACCGAAGCTCGCACTCGCCTGGTACTACGGCGATGACGAAGGTGACCCCGACGACCCCGAGGACACCCCCGCCGAGCAGCTGCCCGACGGCGTCACCTTCGACGCCGAGACCGGTGTCCTCTCCGTCGACACGGACGAGGCGAACTCGTACATCGACTTCGCGGTCACCGCGACGAACGATGCGGGATCCACCACGCAGTACGTCGAACTGTCCGTCGTCGCCGGTGCACCCGTGGGCGTGGAGGTCTTCGCAGCTGACCGTCAGCAGTTCACCGACTTCCTCCAGGCAGGTGCGGGGCTCGGCTTCGAGGTCGGCGCGGAGTTCAGCGCCGATTCGTCGCGTGCCGCCGCGGCATCCGAGCGTGACGCCGCTCCGCGCGACGGCGAGATCCGCAGCTGGATCATCGACCGCCGCGGTGCGGTCACGACCGTCGACACGACCTACTCCGTCGACGAGGACGGTGGCGACTTCTCCGACATCGAGACTCCCGGCGGAACGCCGACGGTCCAGCAGGGCGGGATGCTGCTCACCAGCGGCGGCCTCGTCGATGCGTTCGGCAACGAGGTGACCGACGAGGACGCGATGCCGGCTCCGGTGACGTTCACCTCGAACGTCGCCTCAGACGTCATCTCCGCCGATCCGCTGTTCGGGGGCGTCGGGAACTTCACGGACGTCACCTTCACCGATGCGTCGACGCACACCCTGACCGCAACGGGTGACACGTTCTCGACGTCGTTCCCGGTCCGCGTCCTGCCGACGGCCACCGCCCCGGTCGCGACGCCCCCGGTGGTCACGGCCCCGGTCGCAGCCGCTCCGATCGGCGCTGCCCCGATCGGCACCGCCCCAGTCCGGACCACAGCGCATGGCCGTCTCGCCTACACCGGTTCGGACGCGACCGACTCCCTGCCCTGGGCGCTCGGCATGCTCGCCGCCGGTGCAGCACTGGTCGGCCTCCGCACCGTCCGTCGGCGCGCACAGCGCTGATCCGGACGGGAGGCTCCTCCCGCGGCCCCGTCGATCCCTCCACGGATCGACGGGGCCGTTCCGTCATCCACAGGTCGGTGGTGCCCGCGTGCCGGACCGGTCGCCGCAGCTAGCGTTGGGGCCATGCCGAGCCTGCTGCACATCGATTCGTCCGCCGACCTGTCCCACTCCCGCTCACGCGCGCTGACCGCCGCGTTCGCCGACGCCTGGCGCGCCCGCGGTCCGGAGTACACCGTGGTCCGCCGTGACCTGCACGTGGCCCCGCTGCCGCACCTCGAGACGTCGGCGCTGCACTGGGCCGCGGCCGACCGCAGGGCGGAGGAGTCCGTGCCCGACGCCGCCGAGCAGCTGCGCCAGGACGTCATCGACGAGTTGCTGGCCGCCGACGTCGTCGTCATCGGATCGCCGCTCTACAACTACACGGTGCCCTCGAGCCTCAAGGCCTGGCTCGACCGCGTGCACATCCCGGGCGTGCTCGTCCCCGGGCCCGACGGCACGCCGCAGCCCCTGGCCGGACGTCCGGTCGTGACCGTCGTCAGCCGCGGCGGCACCTACGACGCGGGGACGCCGACGGAGCACTGGGACCACGCGTCGCCGGTGCTCGACATCATCCTCCGCACCGCGCTCGGCATGACGGTGCACCCGGTCGTGGTCAGCGCGACCCTGGCCGACCGGCTGCCCGGGCTCGCGCCGCTGGCCGACCACGCCGCTGCCGAGTTCGCGGACGCGACGGTGGTGGTGGAACGCCTGGCGACGACGCTCGGCTGACGCGGGTCAGGCTCGGCGGAGTTCGCCGGCGCGTCCGAGCAGGTCGGCGTGGAACACGGTCTGGCTCAGCGCGCTGGCGAGCAGGTACCCCGACATCGACTCGATCCCGCCGCTGAACGGCACGCGGGACGCCACCTCGAACACCGTCGGGTGGTCCAGGGCGTCGAGCGCGGCGGCGACGTGGCGGGTGCGCTCGTCACGGTGCGCGGCGAGCGTCCGGGCGCGGGTGACCACGTCGCGGAAGCGGTACTCGTGGCCGGGGCAGACCTCGAAGTCGGCGAACGGCTCGAGTGCCGTCAGCGCGTCGAGCGAGTCCCGCAGCGGGTTCGATTCGGTGCGACCGCCCAGACCGATGCCGGAGTTGATCCGCGGCAGGACGTGGTCCCCCGTGAACAGCAGCCCGTCCGGCTCGTCGACGAAGCAGACGTGGCCGCCGGTGTGGCCCGGGGTCCACAGCACGCGGAGGTCCCGCCCGGGGATCGGCAACCGGTCGCCGTCCCCGAGCAGCAGATCGGCGAACGGTGCCTCGACCGTCCCCTGCCCGAGCTGCCGGCCGGAGCCCCACGCCGCCAGGACCCCGTCCAGCCGGTCGTCGGGGACGCCCCAGGTCCGGGCGTCCCGCTCGTTCTGCTCCGCGTCGGCGCGGGCGTGCTCCAGCGCGTGGACCTCGGCCGGGTGCATCGCGATCGGCGCTCCCGAGCGACGACGGAGTGCGGCGGCCGCGCCGAGGTGGTCGGCGTGCAGGTGCGTGACCGCGATGAGGGTGACGTCCTCCACCGTCCGGCCGATCTGCCGCAGGCCCTCGGTCAGGACGTCGAGTTCGCCGCCGTCGCTCCACCCCGGGTCGATGACCGCGAGCGCGCCGTCGTCCCCGTCGACGACGTAGACCAGGGTGGCGTCGGGCACACCGCCGCGGAACGGGACCGCGAGTGTCCAGATGCCGGGGCGGACCTCCTCGACGGGCGGCAGCGCACCGGCGGCGAGCGCCGCGGCCTGGACCGGGCTGACGGGCGACGGGTTCGACACGCGACCAGCGTACTGAGCGGCGGGCCGAGCCTGCGGGGCGGGGCGGGGCGGGCCGGCGGGGCGGGCCGACACCGTGCCTCCAGGCCGTCGGGCCGGGCAGCGCGTAGACAGTCGGCATGGAGACCATCGCGCCCATGCTCGCCAAGGCCGTCGCCACCGTGCCGGAACCCGACAGCGTCGCCGGGGGCCTGCGGTACGAGCCGAAGTGGGACGGCTTCCGCGGCATCGTGACGATCGACGGGGACGACGTCGAGATCGGCAGCCGCGGGGCGAAGCCGCTCACCCGGTACTTCCCGGAGTTGGTCGAGGCGTTCCGTACCCGGTTCGGCGGGCGTCCCGGACGGGTCGTGCTGGACGGCGAGGTGATCGTCCGCTCCGGGGAACCAGGACACGAGGAGCTCGACTGGGAGGCGCTGTCGCAGCGGATCCACCCGGCGGCCTCACGCGTCCAGACGCTCTCGGTCGAGACGCCGGCGCAGTTCGTGGCGTTCGACCTGCTGTTCCTGGACGGGGAGGACCTGACCTCCCGCCCGTTCGACGACCGGCGGGCAGCACTCGAGACCCTCGGTGCCGACCTGGCCGCTCCCCTGTTCGTGACCCGGACCACGCTCGACGTGGAGACCGCGCGCCGGTGGCTGACCACGTTCGAGGGCGCTGGCCTGGACGGCGTCGTCGCGAAGCCGCGGCAGCGCCCGTACGAACCGAACAAGCGCACGATGCTCAAGATCAAGCACCACCGCGAGGCCGACGTCGTCGCGGTGGGCTACCGGGTGCACAAGAGCGGCACCGGTGTCGGCTCACTCCTGCTCGGGCTGTACGACGCCGACGGCGAGCTGCGGATGGTCGGTGGCGTCTCCGCGTTCACGGACGAGCGGCGCCGGGAGCTGGTGGACGAGCTGGAGCCGCTCGTGGAGCGGGACGCGGACGGGAGGCCCGTCACCGGTGACGGCGAACGGTCGCGGTTCTCGTCGGGTCGCGACACGTCGTTCGTCCGGCTTGCGCCGGAGCGGGTGCTCGAGGTGCGGTACGACCAGATGGAGGGCACCCGGTTCCGGCACACGGTGCAGTTCTCCCGCTGGCGTCCGGATCGGGAGGCTCGCTCGTGCGGGTTCGACCAGCTCGAGGTGCCCGCGGCGTACGACCTCAGCGACGTGCTGAGCTGACGCCCCCGAACGGGTGACGGCTTGTCCGTTTGACGCTCGTCCGCCATCAGTAGTTAGCCGAACTAGTGATCTTGTGGAAACATTCGAGGCATCAGGGAAACGGTGGTTCTCCACCTCCCCCGCGGTCACGGATCGGAGTGGAAATGAGCAACGACGTCCTCGTTCGCCGAGCACAGCGCAACCCTCTCAGCGAGGTCCGCGAAGCACGTCACCAGCGTGCCCTGCAGACCAGCGCGATCATCAGCGGGATCGCCGGCGTCACCGCCGCTGCGCTCGCCGTCATCACGTTCGGACTGGGCGCATGATCGTCCTCGACGGCATCACGCAGGACAACCGCCGCACCTGGTCCCGCCTCACCCGATTGCACACGGCGACGGTCGGTCTGCCGCTGCAGACCTCGCGCGTCGATGACGACGACCTGCGTCGCGAGGACACCTCCGCGCTCGTCTGAGGGTCTGGGCTCTGCTCGCTCAGGCCTTCTTGGCCCGGGACGGCTGCACGCGCGGCGGCTCCCCGGGCATCTTGGGGAAGTCCGGCGGGAACGGCAGTTCGCCGAGTCCGTCCTCCAGGTCGCGTCGCCACCAGTCGAGCAACGGGTCGATGTTGCCCGGCTCGGCGGACATCGTCTCCCAGGCGTCGCCGGTCGAGGCCAGGCGCTGCGGCACGGTCAGGATCGTGAAGGCGGTGGGGTCGGCGCCGTCGAGCTCGTCCCACGCCAACGGCGTCGAGACGGCGGCGTTCGGCAGGGCACGCGGACTGTAGGCACCGGCCATCGTGCGGTCGCGGTTCGCCTGGTTGAAGTCGACGAAGACCCGGGAGCCCCGTTCCTCCTTCCACCAGGCCGTCGTCACCTGCTCCGGCATCCGTCGTTCGAGTTCCCTCGCGGCGGCGATCACCGCGTGGCGGACGTCGAGGAACTCGTACGCGGGCTCGATCGGCGCGAAGACGTGCAGACCGCGGTTGCCGCTGGTCTTCACCCACGCCTCGAGACCCACCTCGGCCAGGACCTTCCGCAGCTCGTGGGCGGCAGGGACGGCGTCGTGGAAGTCGGTGCCCGGCTGCGGGTCGAGGTCGATGCGGAGCTGGTCCGGGTGGTCGCTGTCATCCGCCCGGGAGGCCCACGGGTGGAACACGACGGTGTTCATCTGCGCAGCCCACACCGCGACGGCCGGCTCGTCGACCACGAGCTGCGGGTGACTCCGGGCACTGGGGTAGGTGACCGTGACCGCGCGGACGTACTCGGGGGCACCCTTCGGCGGGTTCTTCGAGAAGAACTGCTCGCCGTCGACGCCGTCCGGGAACCGCTGCAGCGAGATCGGCCGGTCGCCGTTGGCGCGGACGAAGGCGCCGCCCACGTCGACCAGGTACCGGGCCAGGTCGAGCTTGGTGATGCCGAGGTCCGGCCACAGCACACGGGACGGACTGGAGATCCGGACCTCCCGGTCGCCGTCGGGGCCGGGCACGGTGAGCGTCGTCGCCGGTGTCGCCATGCAGCGGAACGTACTCCGACGGCCGGGGCCCGGCGTGGAGCGCGACGCACACCGCGCGGAGCAGCGCGACGGACACCGCAGCGCGACGCGGCCGGACCCGGCAGGATGGACCGGTGACCGCGTACCTCGGGGTGGACCTGGCCTGGGGGCTCGGCACCGAACAGCGCGCGCCGAACGAGACCGGACTCGCCGCCCTCGACGACGCCGGCCGGGTGACCGACGCCGGGTGGGCCCGCGGTGTCGACGACGTCACCGCCTGGATCGCCGAACGGCTCGGGCCGCGCACCCTCGTCGCGGTGGACGCGTCGCTCGTCGTCACGAACCCGACCGGAATCCGCGAGTCCGAGCGGCAGGTCGGGCAGCGCTACGGCCGGTGGAAGGTCGCCGCGAACCCGACGAACCTGGCCTCGGCCGCGAGCGCCGGCGCCCGGCTGCTCGACCGACTGACGGCCCTCGGCGTCACGTACGTCAGCGACACCCGGGCGATGCACGCCCGGACCGGACCGGCGGTGTTCGAGTGCTACCCGTACACGACCCTGGTCGGGGTGGCCGAGTTCGGTTACGACGTCGAGCGTCCCCGGTACAAGCGCCTCGACACGTCCGTGCCCCCGGCGGTCGCGCGCCAGCGTCGGGCGGAGGCGTTCGACGAGCTCGTCCGACGCATCCGCACGACGGCGTTCGACCCGCCCCTCGACCTCGACGCGCACCCGCTCACCCGGGCCCTCCGCGACCCGTCGGTGCTGCACGGGCCGACGCACAAGCACCGCGAGGACCTGCTCGACGGCGTCCTCTGCGCGTGGACGGCGGCGTTCTGGGAGCGGCACGGCGACGAACGCGTGCAGGTGCTGGGTGGTGATCCGGGCCTCCCGTCCGACCCGCTCGACGCGCAGGGCCGGCTGCCGGCCCTCGTCGCCCCCGCGCGCCGGTCGCAGCGTCCCGCTCGCTAGGCTGGGCCGGTGAGCACCACGACCGAACCGTTGCGCATCGGGCTGGTCTCGTTGCACACCTCCCCCGGCGACGAGCCCGGATCCGGCGAGGTCGGCGGCATGAACGTCGTCGTCCGCCACCAGGCAGAGGCCTTGGCCGACCGCGGCCACCAGGTCGACATCATCACGCGCCGCTCGGCACCGACGCAGCCGGACTCCGTCGCCCTCGTGCCGGGCGTGTGCCTGCGGTTCCTGTCCGCCGGACCCGCCGAACCGGTGCCGAAGGGCGAACACGACGCCTTCATCGAACCGTTCCGCCGCGGCCTCGCCGAACTCGGACCGTACGACGTCCTGCACTCCCACCACTGGTTCTCCGGCGCCGCGGCCCTGCCCGTCGCCCGCGACCGTGGCATCCCGCACGTCCAGTCGTTCCACTCGATCGCAGCGGACAGCGCGACACCGCTGTCCGAGGGTGAACGTCCTGAGTCCGCCGGTCGGATGGCCGGCGAGGAGCGTCTCGCGCGCGAGTCCGACGCCGTGGTCGTCGTCAGCGAGGCCGAGGCGCACACCGTCCGCGCCCGACTCGGCGGCGACCCGTCGCGCGTCTGGATCGTGCCGCCGGGGGTCGACGGTTCCGTGTTCCGCCCGGCCAGCGTCGGTGCCCGCCGCGCCAGCGCCCCGTACGTCGTCGCCGCGGCCCGCGTGCAGCCGCTCAAGGGCCTCGACCTGGCGATCGAAGCCATCGCCGGCATCGACCAGGAGGCCCGCCCCACCCTCGTCATCGCCGGGGACGCCTCGAGCGAAGCGGGCGACCACGTGACCGAACTGCGTCGGCTCGCCGCGTCTCGGGGCATCGCCGACCGCGTCACGTTCATCGGACCGCAGTCGCGCGCCGACCTGGCGTTCCTGTTCCGCGGCGCGGCGGCCGTGCTGGTGCCGTCGCACTCCGAGACGTACGGGCTCGTGGCGCTCGAGGGCTCCGCGTCCGGGGTGCCCGTCGTGGCCGCCGCTGCCGGGGGCCTCCGCGAAGCCGTCGTCGACGGTGAGACCGGGGTGGTCCTGGAGTCCCGCGACCCCGCGGTCTGGGCGACGGAGATCCAGCGCATCCTGACCGAGCCGGACTACGCCGCTGCCCTGGCCTCGGCCGGGCGGGAGCACGCCGAACGCCTCAGCTGGGAGCGGTCGGCGGCCGGGCTCGAGCAGGTCTACCTCCGCGTCCTCGGACACTGACGGAGCGACCGGTGGCGGGATCCGCGCTCGACCTCACCGCGTTCTGGGACGCCCTCGACGCGGTCCCTGCGTCGGCCGACGCCGAGGCGCTGTTCGACCCGAGCGGTCCCGACCCGGCGTCGCGTGCGGCCGGAGCGCTGCGGCGGCGGAACCTCGACCGCTACCTGCAGCACACCGGGCCCAAGGCGGACACGATCCTGGTCGCCGAGGCACCGGGCTGGCGCGGCATGACGAACACCGGCATCCCGTTCACGAGCATGCGCGAGCTGCAGGACCCCGACGGGCTGTTCGCCGGGGTGTCCTTCGCGGTGCCGCCCGAACCGACGGCACCGTGGGAGGCGTCCTCGCGCGTCGTGCACGCGGCACTCCGCGACTGGCACGGCCCGCTGCCGGTGCTCTGGGCGGTGTTCCCGCACCACCCGTTCGCGGCCCCGGACCGGCTGACGAACCGCACCCCGCGGCCCGCCGAGGTCCGCGCCGGCGCGCCCGTCGCCCTCGCGTTGGCCGAGGCCGTCGGCGCCCGGCGGTTCGTCGCCGTCGGCCGGAAGGCTCAGGGAGCGCTCGCCAGCGCGGGGATCGACGCCGTCGCGGTGCGGCACCCGGCGCAGGGCGGCGCGGCCCAGTTCACGCAGCAGATCGCCGCGCTGCGCTGACCGGCCGCACTGGGATGACGGCCGCGCTGCGCTGACGGCGGGCGGGATCGTGCCCGTCAGGCCGAGCGGACCTCGACGCCCTTCGCCTCGAGGGCGTCCGACACGTGCGCCGGCAGCGGGGCCGCCGCGTAGACGACCCTGAGCGCGGGCAGGTCGACCAGGTCGTCCCAGTTCTGCGGGTCGTAGCGGTCGTCGGAGCCGTCCCACCCGGGGTGCAGGTCCTGCAGGATCTCGAGGTCCGAGTCGACCGTCACCTCGGTGACCAGGTCGAGCTGCGAGGGCAGC
Protein-coding sequences here:
- a CDS encoding LysR substrate-binding domain-containing protein, encoding MLDVRRLVLLRELSIRGTVAAVAEAMNFTPSAVSQQLAVLEREAGVQLLRRAGRRLQLTPQAEVLVAAASEVLDTLERAQASVESTLTTVQGRIRVAVFQSAALALMPSALRTMALDHPDVRVEMVQREPETALNETWARDFDMVIAEQYPAHAAPRFPGLDRRDLTTDPVRLALPPVATALWPVTSLAEAATLPWVMEPRGAASRHFAEQTCRRAGFEPDVRYETADLQAQIRLIESGNAVALMPDLVWAGRSTSCRLLELPEPGRRTLFTAQRLASAESPAVSAFRTALERAAGAPRS
- a CDS encoding FMN-dependent NADH-azoreductase — protein: MPSLLHIDSSADLSHSRSRALTAAFADAWRARGPEYTVVRRDLHVAPLPHLETSALHWAAADRRAEESVPDAAEQLRQDVIDELLAADVVVIGSPLYNYTVPSSLKAWLDRVHIPGVLVPGPDGTPQPLAGRPVVTVVSRGGTYDAGTPTEHWDHASPVLDIILRTALGMTVHPVVVSATLADRLPGLAPLADHAAAEFADATVVVERLATTLG
- a CDS encoding MBL fold metallo-hydrolase — protein: MSNPSPVSPVQAAALAAGALPPVEEVRPGIWTLAVPFRGGVPDATLVYVVDGDDGALAVIDPGWSDGGELDVLTEGLRQIGRTVEDVTLIAVTHLHADHLGAAAALRRRSGAPIAMHPAEVHALEHARADAEQNERDARTWGVPDDRLDGVLAAWGSGRQLGQGTVEAPFADLLLGDGDRLPIPGRDLRVLWTPGHTGGHVCFVDEPDGLLFTGDHVLPRINSGIGLGGRTESNPLRDSLDALTALEPFADFEVCPGHEYRFRDVVTRARTLAAHRDERTRHVAAALDALDHPTVFEVASRVPFSGGIESMSGYLLASALSQTVFHADLLGRAGELRRA
- a CDS encoding ATP-dependent DNA ligase; the encoded protein is METIAPMLAKAVATVPEPDSVAGGLRYEPKWDGFRGIVTIDGDDVEIGSRGAKPLTRYFPELVEAFRTRFGGRPGRVVLDGEVIVRSGEPGHEELDWEALSQRIHPAASRVQTLSVETPAQFVAFDLLFLDGEDLTSRPFDDRRAALETLGADLAAPLFVTRTTLDVETARRWLTTFEGAGLDGVVAKPRQRPYEPNKRTMLKIKHHREADVVAVGYRVHKSGTGVGSLLLGLYDADGELRMVGGVSAFTDERRRELVDELEPLVERDADGRPVTGDGERSRFSSGRDTSFVRLAPERVLEVRYDQMEGTRFRHTVQFSRWRPDREARSCGFDQLEVPAAYDLSDVLS
- the ligD gene encoding non-homologous end-joining DNA ligase, with product MATPATTLTVPGPDGDREVRISSPSRVLWPDLGITKLDLARYLVDVGGAFVRANGDRPISLQRFPDGVDGEQFFSKNPPKGAPEYVRAVTVTYPSARSHPQLVVDEPAVAVWAAQMNTVVFHPWASRADDSDHPDQLRIDLDPQPGTDFHDAVPAAHELRKVLAEVGLEAWVKTSGNRGLHVFAPIEPAYEFLDVRHAVIAAARELERRMPEQVTTAWWKEERGSRVFVDFNQANRDRTMAGAYSPRALPNAAVSTPLAWDELDGADPTAFTILTVPQRLASTGDAWETMSAEPGNIDPLLDWWRRDLEDGLGELPFPPDFPKMPGEPPRVQPSRAKKA
- a CDS encoding DUF429 domain-containing protein, yielding MTAYLGVDLAWGLGTEQRAPNETGLAALDDAGRVTDAGWARGVDDVTAWIAERLGPRTLVAVDASLVVTNPTGIRESERQVGQRYGRWKVAANPTNLASAASAGARLLDRLTALGVTYVSDTRAMHARTGPAVFECYPYTTLVGVAEFGYDVERPRYKRLDTSVPPAVARQRRAEAFDELVRRIRTTAFDPPLDLDAHPLTRALRDPSVLHGPTHKHREDLLDGVLCAWTAAFWERHGDERVQVLGGDPGLPSDPLDAQGRLPALVAPARRSQRPAR
- a CDS encoding glycosyltransferase yields the protein MSTTTEPLRIGLVSLHTSPGDEPGSGEVGGMNVVVRHQAEALADRGHQVDIITRRSAPTQPDSVALVPGVCLRFLSAGPAEPVPKGEHDAFIEPFRRGLAELGPYDVLHSHHWFSGAAALPVARDRGIPHVQSFHSIAADSATPLSEGERPESAGRMAGEERLARESDAVVVVSEAEAHTVRARLGGDPSRVWIVPPGVDGSVFRPASVGARRASAPYVVAAARVQPLKGLDLAIEAIAGIDQEARPTLVIAGDASSEAGDHVTELRRLAASRGIADRVTFIGPQSRADLAFLFRGAAAVLVPSHSETYGLVALEGSASGVPVVAAAAGGLREAVVDGETGVVLESRDPAVWATEIQRILTEPDYAAALASAGREHAERLSWERSAAGLEQVYLRVLGH
- a CDS encoding uracil-DNA glycosylase, with translation MAGSALDLTAFWDALDAVPASADAEALFDPSGPDPASRAAGALRRRNLDRYLQHTGPKADTILVAEAPGWRGMTNTGIPFTSMRELQDPDGLFAGVSFAVPPEPTAPWEASSRVVHAALRDWHGPLPVLWAVFPHHPFAAPDRLTNRTPRPAEVRAGAPVALALAEAVGARRFVAVGRKAQGALASAGIDAVAVRHPAQGGAAQFTQQIAALR
- a CDS encoding DUF6892 domain-containing protein; translated protein: MDEESTTTEEPIEFADFNAKLLVLDVLCYDLDVIEPYDGDDDDEDAVVDDEDVEGQDDRAREYYDDLDLLPSQLDLVTEVTVDSDLEILQDLHPGWDGSDDRYDPQNWDDLVDLPALRVVYAAAPLPAHVSDALEAKGVEVRSA